One region of Longimicrobiaceae bacterium genomic DNA includes:
- a CDS encoding phosphoribosyltransferase, which produces MAEQKYRDRTEAGRELADRLGEYAGRPDVVVLALPRGGVPVAYEVARALGAPLDVFLVRKLGVPGHEELAMGAIASGGVRVLNADVVNALRVPPAAVDAVAAREMGELERRERAYRDDRPPPAVRGRTVLLVDDGLATGSTMRAAAEALRGLGPARLVVAVPVGAAETCDAFAREVDEVVCARTPEPFYAVGLWYEDFSQTTDDEVRDLLARAAEARADAPGG; this is translated from the coding sequence ATGGCAGAGCAGAAGTACAGGGACCGGACGGAGGCGGGGCGCGAGCTCGCCGACCGCCTCGGAGAGTACGCCGGACGCCCCGACGTGGTGGTGCTCGCGCTCCCGCGCGGCGGCGTCCCGGTGGCGTACGAGGTGGCGCGCGCGCTGGGCGCGCCGCTCGACGTGTTCCTGGTGCGCAAGCTGGGCGTGCCGGGGCACGAAGAGCTGGCGATGGGCGCCATCGCCTCCGGCGGCGTGCGGGTGCTGAACGCGGACGTGGTCAACGCGCTCCGCGTTCCCCCCGCCGCCGTGGACGCGGTCGCCGCGCGCGAGATGGGAGAGCTGGAGCGCCGCGAGCGCGCATACCGCGACGACCGCCCGCCGCCCGCCGTGCGCGGAAGGACGGTGCTGCTCGTGGACGACGGGCTGGCCACCGGCTCCACCATGCGCGCCGCCGCGGAGGCGCTGCGCGGCCTCGGCCCGGCCCGGCTGGTGGTGGCGGTGCCGGTGGGCGCGGCGGAGACCTGCGACGCCTTCGCGCGCGAGGTGGACGAGGTGGTCTGCGCCCGCACCCCGGAGCCGTTCTACGCGGTGGGGCTCTGGTACGAGGACTTCTCGCAGACCACGGACGACGAGGTGCGAGACCTCCTCGCGCGGGCGGCGGAGGCGCGCGCCGACGCGCCCGGGGGCTGA
- a CDS encoding erythromycin esterase family protein: protein MRETGTGVGEVLRGAAVPLTGHLGDYDELLELVGDARVVLLGEATHGTHEFYHERARITRRLVAEKGFTVVAVEADWPDAYRVNRFVRGTGDDSSANEALGGFRRFPTWMWRNTDVLTLVDWLREYNASLPAGAQRVGFYGLDLYSLFSSIEAVIGYLERVDPEAAGRARRRYACFEHFGEDSQAYGYAAELGITPGCEDEAVQQLVELQRRAGELARADGRIPEDEHFFAEQNARLVRNAEEYYRSMFRRRVSSWNLRDRHMAETLEALVRHFDARGGPTKVVVWEHNSHIGDARATEMGEEGELNVGQLARERWGRDAVLVGFTTHHGTVTAASDWDQPGERKRVRPALAGSYEALFHLLEIPAFLLPVRGRAEVAEALGEMRLERAIGVVYLPGSERVSHYFHARLAEQFDAVVHVDETRAVEPLEPTEEWHAGEPPETFPSGL, encoded by the coding sequence ATGCGGGAGACCGGGACCGGGGTGGGCGAGGTGCTGCGGGGGGCGGCGGTCCCCCTGACGGGGCACCTGGGCGACTACGACGAGCTGCTGGAGCTGGTGGGTGACGCGCGGGTGGTGCTCCTGGGCGAGGCCACGCACGGCACCCACGAGTTCTACCACGAGCGCGCCCGCATCACCCGGCGGCTCGTCGCCGAGAAGGGGTTCACGGTGGTCGCCGTGGAGGCGGACTGGCCGGACGCCTACCGGGTCAACCGCTTCGTCCGCGGCACCGGCGACGACTCCAGCGCCAACGAGGCGCTGGGCGGCTTCCGGCGCTTCCCCACCTGGATGTGGCGCAACACCGACGTCCTCACCCTGGTGGACTGGCTGCGCGAGTACAACGCCTCGCTCCCGGCGGGCGCCCAGCGGGTCGGCTTCTACGGGCTGGACCTGTACTCCCTCTTCTCCTCCATAGAGGCGGTCATCGGATACCTGGAGCGGGTCGACCCCGAGGCGGCGGGGCGGGCCCGGCGCCGCTACGCCTGCTTCGAGCACTTCGGCGAGGACTCCCAGGCGTACGGCTACGCCGCCGAGCTGGGGATCACCCCCGGGTGCGAGGACGAAGCGGTGCAGCAGCTCGTGGAGCTGCAGCGGCGCGCCGGGGAGCTGGCCCGGGCCGACGGGCGCATCCCGGAGGACGAGCACTTCTTCGCCGAGCAGAACGCCCGGCTGGTCCGCAACGCGGAGGAATACTACCGCAGCATGTTCCGGCGGCGGGTCTCCTCCTGGAACCTCCGCGACCGGCACATGGCGGAGACGCTGGAGGCGCTGGTCCGGCACTTCGACGCGCGCGGCGGCCCCACGAAGGTGGTGGTCTGGGAGCACAACTCGCACATCGGCGACGCCCGGGCCACGGAGATGGGCGAGGAGGGGGAGCTGAACGTGGGGCAGCTCGCGCGGGAGCGGTGGGGGCGGGACGCGGTGCTGGTGGGGTTCACCACGCACCACGGGACGGTGACCGCCGCCTCCGACTGGGACCAGCCGGGCGAGAGGAAGCGGGTGCGGCCCGCCCTCGCGGGCAGCTACGAGGCTCTCTTCCACCTCCTCGAGATCCCGGCCTTCCTCCTCCCCGTCCGCGGCCGCGCGGAGGTGGCCGAAGCGCTGGGGGAGATGCGCCTGGAGCGCGCCATCGGCGTGGTCTACCTGCCCGGGAGCGAGCGCGTCAGCCACTACTTCCACGCCCGGCTCGCCGAGCAGTTCGACGCCGTGGTCCACGTGGACGAGACGCG